The Stieleria sp. JC731 genome has a segment encoding these proteins:
- a CDS encoding competence type IV pilus major pilin ComGC, with product MSFRRGLSYLEVLACVTIIGVLSLVIVPRLGQGKDNASRSLCELNRQMIEMETVLFARQYGRWPKANLSDIADQSKFFPDGLPKCPVDESTYTIDVKTGRVNGHQH from the coding sequence ATGTCATTTCGTCGAGGCCTTTCGTATCTGGAAGTCCTCGCTTGCGTGACCATCATCGGCGTGTTGTCACTCGTCATTGTTCCGCGATTGGGGCAGGGAAAAGACAACGCGTCGCGATCGCTTTGTGAATTGAATCGGCAGATGATCGAGATGGAAACGGTTCTGTTTGCCCGGCAGTACGGTCGTTGGCCCAAAGCGAACTTATCTGACATCGCTGATCAATCAAAGTTTTTCCCCGACGGTTTGCCGAAGTGTCCGGTCGACGAATCGACCTACACCATCGACGTCAAAACGGGGAGGGTAAACGGACATCAGCATTGA
- a CDS encoding type II secretion system protein yields the protein MNRYSSRRRGFSLLELLAVITILAVIAAVVIPRITASKKSAQQEVNKQNMAEINAAVERWYFEKGSYPKNNLSDIGTDVNYFPEGIPRNPVDNSRYRLDSATHRVK from the coding sequence ATGAATCGTTATTCATCGCGACGGCGCGGATTTTCACTACTCGAACTGCTTGCCGTGATCACCATTTTGGCGGTCATTGCTGCAGTGGTGATTCCTCGTATCACAGCGTCGAAAAAATCGGCTCAGCAAGAAGTCAACAAGCAGAACATGGCCGAAATTAACGCGGCGGTAGAACGTTGGTACTTCGAAAAAGGCAGCTATCCAAAGAACAATCTTTCGGATATCGGGACTGACGTAAATTACTTTCCCGAAGGTATCCCGCGAAATCCTGTCGACAACTCCCGCTACCGTCTTGATTCAGCAACACATCGTGTGAAGTAG
- a CDS encoding Tfp pilus assembly protein FimT/FimU gives MLLPTSRMTFHNRNAMTLIELIVVISLMGIFATAAMARFGRSTIGDTGARSEASVLANAITNAQNAAIRTGDSHGILLSKADGDRWVTVRRRSSGHQETVDEHQIQDDVVVDASRTEIWFDFEGHGTAYFDAGFRGPNRQYKVEVLPLSQAVRVTELSH, from the coding sequence ATGTTGTTGCCGACATCAAGAATGACGTTCCACAATCGCAATGCGATGACCTTGATCGAATTGATCGTTGTGATTTCCTTGATGGGGATCTTCGCAACTGCCGCGATGGCTCGATTTGGACGTAGCACCATAGGGGACACCGGCGCGAGGTCAGAAGCGAGCGTACTTGCAAACGCCATTACCAATGCTCAGAACGCGGCGATTCGCACTGGAGATTCTCATGGCATTCTGCTTTCCAAAGCAGATGGCGATCGATGGGTCACGGTTCGCAGGCGATCTTCTGGGCATCAAGAAACGGTCGATGAACATCAAATTCAGGATGATGTCGTTGTCGACGCAAGCCGGACAGAAATCTGGTTTGACTTCGAAGGACATGGCACTGCTTACTTTGACGCTGGGTTTCGAGGGCCAAATCGACAATACAAAGTCGAGGTGTTGCCGCTATCACAAGCGGTTCGTGTGACGGAGTTGTCGCATTGA
- a CDS encoding PilN domain-containing protein — protein MNQSSKDLLTAIGEEPSPLERRSRSDLSQANKSSRRVRFDRRRKARLSIGLEISPSGVSLAFTEAVNDKKRLIVDRVEFPADRGPAKGDWNDGTLQSCLVELVQRHGLSGQAVHCSVGGKPCVTRILAGPDQQVDNELAELAGRTERYIGMGVGEKVRSEFTYRIDAKRKRVWVTVAMRDVVEAVAKATRATGLRLANLEHTMLVLSRVLHNHGRDAQEPVLMGIDDLGRIDLGISYQGRLLLDYRPAMPDEDIDQADVIQRHLKCLRRYVQAQFPDASSNLDKIYVASPSDHAVSADKSTGDKQERNFELAEYAFPFAELCDGYEIAGDCDPSTSLIAAIGLVRDQQSSHAVVDANNLVTTLQMQQKLPLRKLMKATWPITTIAVATIILVIMEFQVAGRIHEAEAKIDSHLSEVDHRDQLRADLTSRIEFDKEIQQVKQSIKRPQWADIIWDVGHELPERMWLESIQFHNDQTLLIVGVSRSDHGVFDYLERLRNSKLLTRVSLQSTSSHRGASTTDVRFEISAQISQPEAPAKLAESDALEDYLHG, from the coding sequence ATGAACCAGAGTTCAAAAGATCTGTTAACGGCGATCGGTGAAGAACCTTCACCCCTCGAGCGGCGCAGCCGGTCGGATTTATCACAGGCAAACAAAAGCTCGCGTCGTGTGCGTTTTGATCGCCGTAGAAAAGCGAGACTTTCGATCGGTTTGGAGATATCCCCTAGCGGAGTTTCGCTTGCTTTCACTGAAGCCGTTAATGACAAAAAACGTTTGATCGTTGATCGTGTCGAATTCCCCGCCGACCGAGGGCCAGCCAAAGGTGATTGGAATGATGGAACACTTCAGTCATGCCTTGTCGAATTAGTTCAGCGGCACGGGTTGTCCGGACAGGCGGTCCACTGTTCCGTTGGTGGGAAGCCTTGTGTGACACGCATTTTGGCTGGTCCGGATCAACAAGTTGACAACGAACTTGCGGAACTGGCTGGCCGCACCGAACGATACATCGGGATGGGAGTCGGCGAAAAGGTTCGTAGTGAGTTCACCTATCGAATCGACGCAAAACGAAAGCGTGTCTGGGTGACCGTCGCGATGCGTGATGTTGTCGAAGCGGTCGCCAAAGCGACCCGAGCAACGGGGTTGCGACTGGCAAATCTTGAACACACGATGTTGGTGCTCAGTCGTGTCCTGCACAACCACGGACGAGACGCCCAAGAACCTGTCTTGATGGGAATTGATGACCTGGGGCGGATTGATCTAGGAATCAGCTACCAAGGGCGTCTTCTGCTGGACTACCGACCCGCAATGCCGGATGAAGACATTGACCAAGCGGACGTGATTCAGCGTCACCTGAAATGTTTGCGACGCTATGTGCAAGCACAGTTTCCAGATGCGTCATCAAACCTTGATAAGATTTATGTCGCTAGTCCCAGCGACCACGCCGTTTCAGCGGACAAGTCGACAGGTGACAAACAGGAACGAAATTTTGAGCTGGCTGAATACGCGTTTCCTTTTGCTGAACTTTGCGATGGATACGAAATTGCCGGTGACTGCGATCCGAGTACGAGTCTGATCGCGGCGATCGGACTTGTTCGCGATCAGCAATCCAGCCACGCAGTCGTTGACGCCAATAATTTGGTTACCACGCTTCAGATGCAGCAAAAGCTTCCTTTGCGAAAGCTGATGAAGGCGACTTGGCCGATTACCACGATTGCGGTCGCGACCATCATCCTTGTGATTATGGAGTTTCAAGTTGCCGGTCGGATCCATGAAGCAGAGGCAAAAATAGATTCGCATTTGTCAGAAGTGGATCATCGCGATCAATTGCGTGCCGACCTGACAAGTCGCATTGAATTCGACAAAGAGATCCAGCAGGTAAAGCAATCGATCAAACGACCTCAATGGGCGGACATCATTTGGGATGTTGGGCATGAATTGCCGGAGCGAATGTGGTTGGAGTCGATCCAATTTCACAACGACCAAACACTTTTAATCGTCGGTGTCAGTCGATCCGACCACGGTGTATTCGACTATCTCGAACGCCTGCGAAATTCCAAGCTTTTGACGCGTGTTTCACTTCAGTCGACTTCGTCACATCGAGGTGCGTCAACGACTGATGTGCGATTTGAAATCTCGGCCCAAATAAGTCAGCCTGAGGCTCCAGCGAAACTGGCAGAAAGCGACGCATTGGAGGATTACCTTCATGGCTAA
- a CDS encoding secretin N-terminal domain-containing protein: MAKLFAITWLIAHCHNVSAQSSFFADENVPVEVRQKLERKYDLDLRDSTLLESLFAIRDVCGINIVAGNEVTGTVNASFENTSVFDILDSLLIARGYGYRVVGSSLAVVPLDRLGDQLPSFETEILSLIENRAEDLLPSIDSLLSPEGRVHAIESSNSVVVIDYPKRIEKIRSHLDALELAAKSYRGRMPNDSLSSASLGGTSVPANPSAVVRVFRTQYVDAATISTAVNALLSETGRIAPIELENKLIVSDRLQNIEQVAAAIEQLDQPRPQVRIWAMIYDCSTDDLDRLGVNWNSSAASTAVDAATGGAAQSAVLNTVTSTVGTGTNGLLTITSLNDQFDLQSVIQALRTAGDSRLLADPNVVVMNHETAEIEIVTEVPYQQLTQGIDGGTIGTTEFREAGVTLNVVPHIADDGTIAMVVNPRFSLLTGFSETDNAPIIDRRETNTTVRVANGQTIVLGGLRQRTRISEQTAIPVIGTLPVVGKLFQHRSASTRESELLVFITPQIVGDHCVGSQRENCVEKFLANQVLQTPTDPIPFGIEAVQAEQKASQGPGHQIIGKFGSDLMTKDPYPNHFNWTSQHHPSGTTLIGEPELIEVDVYDVQTSASWLDAAHE, translated from the coding sequence ATGGCGAAGCTCTTTGCCATCACTTGGTTGATCGCACACTGTCACAACGTGTCGGCACAATCTTCGTTTTTTGCCGATGAAAACGTTCCTGTCGAAGTTCGGCAGAAACTTGAACGCAAGTACGATCTTGATTTGCGTGATTCAACTCTTCTGGAATCCTTGTTCGCGATCCGCGATGTCTGCGGAATCAATATCGTTGCTGGGAATGAAGTCACAGGGACAGTGAATGCATCCTTCGAGAACACCAGCGTTTTTGATATTCTTGATTCGCTGTTGATCGCCCGCGGGTATGGCTATCGCGTTGTCGGTAGTAGCTTGGCGGTTGTGCCGCTCGATCGTCTTGGAGACCAGTTGCCGTCGTTCGAAACTGAAATTTTGTCTCTTATAGAAAATCGTGCCGAGGACCTGCTGCCGTCGATCGATTCGTTGCTTTCTCCGGAAGGGCGGGTGCACGCGATCGAAAGCAGCAATTCGGTAGTCGTTATTGACTACCCAAAGCGAATCGAAAAGATTCGATCCCATTTGGATGCTCTTGAACTTGCCGCAAAGAGCTATCGTGGTCGAATGCCCAATGATTCGCTTTCCTCTGCATCACTTGGTGGGACATCCGTACCGGCCAATCCTTCAGCAGTAGTGCGAGTCTTTCGCACCCAGTACGTTGACGCCGCAACGATTTCGACGGCGGTCAATGCGCTGCTGAGCGAAACCGGTCGCATCGCACCTATCGAACTTGAAAATAAGTTGATCGTTTCGGATCGACTGCAGAATATCGAGCAGGTTGCCGCTGCAATCGAACAGCTTGACCAGCCTCGCCCACAGGTTCGTATTTGGGCAATGATTTACGACTGCAGCACCGATGATTTGGATCGGCTAGGCGTCAATTGGAATAGTTCGGCCGCAAGTACGGCGGTTGACGCGGCTACAGGTGGAGCTGCGCAATCAGCGGTCCTAAACACCGTGACGTCGACTGTCGGGACGGGGACCAATGGACTGCTAACGATTACCAGCTTGAACGATCAATTTGATCTTCAAAGCGTGATCCAGGCACTTCGAACTGCTGGTGACAGTCGCCTGCTAGCGGATCCAAATGTCGTTGTGATGAATCACGAGACGGCGGAGATCGAAATCGTTACCGAAGTCCCCTACCAACAATTGACCCAAGGGATCGATGGCGGCACGATCGGAACGACTGAGTTCCGTGAAGCCGGTGTCACATTGAACGTAGTCCCACATATTGCCGACGATGGGACAATCGCCATGGTCGTCAATCCTCGCTTTAGTTTGCTCACCGGGTTCAGCGAAACCGACAATGCGCCGATCATCGACCGTCGCGAAACCAATACTACGGTTCGAGTCGCAAACGGGCAGACCATCGTCTTAGGGGGGCTTCGGCAGCGAACGAGGATTTCGGAACAAACTGCAATTCCGGTGATCGGAACGTTACCCGTCGTGGGGAAGCTATTTCAACACCGGTCTGCCAGCACCCGTGAAAGCGAGTTGCTTGTGTTCATCACACCACAAATTGTGGGTGATCATTGTGTTGGTAGCCAACGGGAAAACTGTGTGGAAAAGTTCTTGGCCAACCAAGTCCTTCAAACACCAACCGATCCGATTCCGTTTGGTATCGAGGCGGTCCAGGCAGAACAGAAAGCGTCCCAAGGCCCGGGGCATCAAATTATCGGGAAGTTTGGAAGTGATCTAATGACAAAAGATCCCTATCCCAATCACTTCAACTGGACCTCACAGCATCATCCCTCTGGTACCACTTTAATAGGCGAACCGGAATTGATCGAGGTGGATGTGTACGATGTGCAGACCAGCGCGAGTTGGTTGGATGCTGCACACGAGTAG